TCCGACATCGGACTTGAAACAATAAAAGTGATAAGATACTTTCTATACAAAACAGGATATGCGCTTCTCACGCTTTTTGGTGTGGTAACTGTCATATTCTTTTTGTTTACGGTATTGCCGGGCGACCCTGCTCGGATGATGCTCGACCAGAACGAGAACTCGGAGCAGCTGGCTATCATCAAGAAAAAATACGGGTTCGACCAGCCTATTGCCACACAGTATTTTTATTACCTCAATGACCTCTCCCCCATTTCCTTCCACAGTACGACTGAAGGCGATTACACTTTTTTATCGGAAGGAAAATACAGCGCCGTTAAGCTTTTTACCATTGGCGGCACAACTACGGTTTTAAAAGCGCCTTACCTCCGCGAAAGCTTCCAGAAAAGTGGCAAAAAAGTAACGCAGGTAATAGGCGATACCCTGCCGAACACCGTAGTGCTGGCTTTTTTTGCGATTATCATTGCTATTGTGGTCGGGATATTTTTCGGCATCATTTCGGCATTGTATAAAGATACGTGGATCGACCGGACCATTGCCCTGGTAAGTACTTTGGGCATGAGCCTCCCTTCATTTTTTGCGGCTATACTATTTGCGTGGCTGTTTGGGTTCCTGCTGCATAAATATACCGGGCTCGACATGACCGGGAGCCTTTATGAGGTAGATGACTTTGGCGAAGGGTCGTATATTAAATGGAAAAACATCATATTGCCTGCTATTGTGTTGGGAATACGTCCGCTTGGGGTGGTAATACAGTTGATGCGTAATTCGCTCCTCGAGGTTATGGGACAGGACTACATCCGTACTGCACGGGCTAAAGGCCTGAGCGAAGTACGCATCATCCGGAAGCATGCCCTTAAAAATGCGCTCAATCCTGTAGTTACGGCCATATCGGGCTGGTTTGCATCGATGCTTGCCGGAGCTGTTTTTGTAGAATACATTTTCGGGTGGAACGGCCTTGGCAAAGAGGTTGTAGAAGCGCTCAACACACTCGACCTGCCTGTCATTATGGGATCGGTGCTCGTTATTGCGGCAACATTCGTTATCATCAACATCCTTGTGGACCTTATTTATGCCTGGCTGGATCCGAAGATACGATTGGGGTAACGAAAACGATATAACAAATATTTAGATTTTTAATCGCTGTTTGTTCGCCTGCAAATCGTAAATTTGAGACTCTTAATTCAAAAAAATGAAAAAATTACTCTTGCTGCCACTTATCCTTTTCGGATTGATAGGCTGTACCGAAGCGCAGGAAACTTCTTTTTCCAAAGAAGCGCTCAATGCAAAAATGACATCGCTGGACGGAAAGGAAATCGCCTTTAAAGATATCCTTGCACAATATAAAGGGAAAACCGTCGTGATCGATGTTTGGGCCTCCTGGTGCCCCGATTGCGTTAAAGGCATGCCGAAAGTACATGAACTTCAAAAACAGTTCCCTGATGCGGTTTACTTATTTCTGTCATATGACCGTGCAGACGATGCGTGGAAAAAAGGCATAGAAAAACATGGGCTGCAAAAAGGACAGCACTACCACGTGGGCACTAATATGAAGCAGGGTGACTTTGCACCGGCCATAAAACTGGACTGGATTCCGCGCTACATGGTTGTAGATAAAAACGGGAAAATTGCCCTGTTTAAAGCCATTGAAGCCGATGACGAAAAACTGATTGCTACTTTAAAAAACCTTAAATAATGAGAAAAAAGATCGTTGCAGGAAACTGGAAGATGAATAACGACAGTGCGCAGACCGAGGCGCTTATAGATGAATTGCTGGCTAAAAAACCGGAAAATACAATTGCTAAGATCGTAATAGCCCCGAGCTTTGTAAACCTGCAGGCGGCAGTGGAACAAACACATGGCACGAGCATAATTGTTGCAGCACAAAACATGCACCAGGCCGAAAGCGGAGCCTATACCGGCGAAGTTTCAGTAGGTATGCTGAAAAGCATTAAGGTAAACACCGTTATATTGGGACACTCTGAAAGAAGGGCTTATTTTGGCGAAACTAACGCGCTTTTGGCTCAAAAGGTAAATACGGCTTTGGCGCACAACCTTACGGTCATCTTCTGCTTTGGCGAAGAGCTTGCCGACAGGCAGTCGGGCAATCATTTTGCCGTGGTAGAATCGCAACTGAAAGAAGGTTTGTTCCATATTAGCGAAAGCGACTGGAGCAGTATAGTACTTGCTTATGAGCCTGTTTGGGCTATAGGTACCGGCGAAACGGCTTCACCGGAACAAGCGCAGGAAATGCATGCTTTCATCCGCACGCTGCTTCGCAACAACATCGGCAACAAGATTGCAGAAGAAACCTCTATACTATACGGTGGCAGCGTGAAGCCTGACAATGCGCGCGAGATATTCTCCAAACCGGATGTTGATGGCGGGCTGATAGGCGGTGCATCGCTTAAGGCAAATGATTTCCTTGAGATTGTGAACGGGATGCAATAGGTCCATTATTATAAAATAAAAAGCGGCGACCCGGATGGATTGCCGCTTTTTGCTTTTCGTATCAGAATTAACCGTATAAATTACTTGCTCTCCTTCAGCACCATATCAATAGTGATAGCCCCGGCAAGGATGATCATTTTATTCTTTTTATCAGAATAATCAGGGTTGATCATTACATTGTATTTATCGGCTGAAGTGAATATCTCTTTCACTGCTCCTGCCCATTTTTTAGAGATAGCCCCGATCTGCATCTGGCGGGCATCTTTAATTACAAAGTTCCAGGCTTTCCAGTCGCCCGATATCACACCTACAACATTCTCTGCCATGTCGGTTATCGTGAAGGTAGGCTTGAACAATTTGAACTTCTGCTTTATCTTGCCTACAGGCTGGCCATTGGCATCCTGGATTACGATCTTCGACATAAAGAATGTCCAGCCCCTCGAAATAGTGGCTTCCAAGCCGTTATTGGCATTGCGTATCTCAAGGTGGAAAGGCATCATGGCTTTGTTCAAAAACAGCCTTAGCACTTTTTGCCCGGCACTTATCTTTTGCTTTATAGCGCCTATGTTTTCCCCTTTGTCATTATATAGGGTATAACTGTTCTCGAACTGGAAGAAATTTACTTTCTCATCAATAAAATAGCTGTTAGAATCAAAAAAGTTACTGTTCATTTTAATCGGTTGGTTATTTGTTTCCTACTCATAAGGCTTTTCGGATAGCGCCCCGTTTTTTTCAGTGGGTGCTGGCCTCCACTTTTCAGGTTCATAAAAAGCAAACATAGGAAATATTAAGGTTTCATTAACAGATTTACAATTAAAAAACATAAACCCTATTCATGATAACAGTTCCTTGGTTTTGAGATAATACCCGCATAAAATGCAAAACCCATTTTTGCAGCTACTAAAAACTACAAACCATGTTACACAACTACACAAAAAAAGGGCTGCTGTTATTTGCTATTTGCATGATAACACATTTGTCGGGAGCACAGACCCTGCTCCATTACTGGAATTTCAACAATCTGCAATCAGGTACGGTAGCCAGTGTTGCCGCAGACAATTCCTTAGTCCCCGGATCTGCCGCAATCACCTATCCGGGTACGGGTGCAGGCTACATGGATGATGTAGCCGGAGATATCCTTAACGCACAGGGTACAGACGTTGCCGGCAAAGGCCTTCGCCCGCGCAACCCCAGCAACACCCGCGACCTGCTTATCGCTTTTCCCACAACAGGGTACGAAGACATTGTAGTAAAGTTTGCTACTACCAGAACTACACAGGGAGCAACAGAACAATACTATTCTTATAGTACTGATGGCGGCACTACATTCATTACAAACGGACTGGCTGTAACAACGTTCAACCCGATGGTAGATACCTACAGCCTTGTTACACTTGATTTTTCTAACATTGCAGGAGCAGACAACAACCCGAATTTTATCGTAAAAAT
Above is a genomic segment from Flavobacterium album containing:
- a CDS encoding ABC transporter permease, whose product is MIRYFLYKTGYALLTLFGVVTVIFFLFTVLPGDPARMMLDQNENSEQLAIIKKKYGFDQPIATQYFYYLNDLSPISFHSTTEGDYTFLSEGKYSAVKLFTIGGTTTVLKAPYLRESFQKSGKKVTQVIGDTLPNTVVLAFFAIIIAIVVGIFFGIISALYKDTWIDRTIALVSTLGMSLPSFFAAILFAWLFGFLLHKYTGLDMTGSLYEVDDFGEGSYIKWKNIILPAIVLGIRPLGVVIQLMRNSLLEVMGQDYIRTARAKGLSEVRIIRKHALKNALNPVVTAISGWFASMLAGAVFVEYIFGWNGLGKEVVEALNTLDLPVIMGSVLVIAATFVIINILVDLIYAWLDPKIRLG
- a CDS encoding TlpA family protein disulfide reductase, whose translation is MKKLLLLPLILFGLIGCTEAQETSFSKEALNAKMTSLDGKEIAFKDILAQYKGKTVVIDVWASWCPDCVKGMPKVHELQKQFPDAVYLFLSYDRADDAWKKGIEKHGLQKGQHYHVGTNMKQGDFAPAIKLDWIPRYMVVDKNGKIALFKAIEADDEKLIATLKNLK
- the tpiA gene encoding triose-phosphate isomerase — protein: MRKKIVAGNWKMNNDSAQTEALIDELLAKKPENTIAKIVIAPSFVNLQAAVEQTHGTSIIVAAQNMHQAESGAYTGEVSVGMLKSIKVNTVILGHSERRAYFGETNALLAQKVNTALAHNLTVIFCFGEELADRQSGNHFAVVESQLKEGLFHISESDWSSIVLAYEPVWAIGTGETASPEQAQEMHAFIRTLLRNNIGNKIAEETSILYGGSVKPDNAREIFSKPDVDGGLIGGASLKANDFLEIVNGMQ
- a CDS encoding LURP-one-related/scramblase family protein, which produces MNSNFFDSNSYFIDEKVNFFQFENSYTLYNDKGENIGAIKQKISAGQKVLRLFLNKAMMPFHLEIRNANNGLEATISRGWTFFMSKIVIQDANGQPVGKIKQKFKLFKPTFTITDMAENVVGVISGDWKAWNFVIKDARQMQIGAISKKWAGAVKEIFTSADKYNVMINPDYSDKKNKMIILAGAITIDMVLKESK